From a region of the Teredinibacter turnerae genome:
- a CDS encoding class I SAM-dependent methyltransferase produces the protein MSRPLNVSTFAKSVARSTVMAQPGISIGEFKEHLRNQISTSTPQSVAQLGDSVLKDLNQLVHLILQQDFSLAVEEKLAAIFPSLYKLYAAADIPRNMRTRRFINKGGLVISPDHCVNTIKDAKRVYCFIKGVHQQISHMASDGHPVRIAYPACGPFAPFVLPLLAYYSAIPNAHSCTFTFIDIQPGAIHALKFLLTTLGMSRLVEDTVCMDALEYTPTQPFDIVVLEAMQHGFSREAHLQLAMRFARYLTPDGVLLPKKIVVGASLVNAQTEFVDQWHSETGNRFLRTQPKPAQAQRLFLGQLLTLDIEQIRHWNNAADPATDEPIPCGTVTLPTLPASQRPYTLIIHSTVSVCDGLDIAEYESGITHPLPDPQVCINYQPNSPEPGDLIVNSGDILQFYYCHVGIPGFLPVKVTVTEPESEPGSESGAAS, from the coding sequence ATGTCGCGACCACTGAACGTCAGCACTTTTGCCAAGAGCGTTGCCCGCTCCACGGTTATGGCGCAGCCTGGTATATCGATTGGTGAATTCAAGGAGCATCTGCGCAACCAGATATCGACCAGTACACCGCAATCCGTAGCACAACTGGGCGATTCAGTGCTCAAAGACCTAAATCAACTCGTTCATCTAATTTTGCAACAGGACTTTTCTCTGGCAGTGGAAGAAAAGCTCGCAGCAATTTTTCCCTCGCTCTATAAATTATATGCGGCTGCCGATATACCCAGAAATATGCGTACGCGTCGCTTTATCAATAAAGGCGGCCTCGTTATATCGCCGGACCACTGTGTGAATACTATTAAAGATGCGAAGCGAGTTTATTGTTTTATTAAAGGCGTACATCAACAAATTTCGCACATGGCAAGCGACGGTCATCCAGTGCGAATTGCCTACCCTGCGTGCGGGCCCTTCGCTCCCTTTGTGTTACCGCTCCTGGCGTATTACTCGGCCATACCAAATGCCCACTCCTGCACATTCACATTTATCGATATTCAGCCCGGCGCGATACACGCACTAAAATTTTTGCTGACAACATTGGGCATGAGTCGCTTGGTTGAGGATACAGTTTGCATGGATGCGCTAGAGTACACTCCCACGCAGCCTTTCGACATTGTCGTGCTGGAAGCCATGCAACACGGATTTAGCCGAGAAGCGCATTTGCAACTGGCGATGCGATTCGCGCGCTACCTGACTCCCGATGGCGTACTGCTGCCCAAAAAAATAGTCGTAGGTGCTTCACTGGTAAATGCGCAAACGGAATTTGTCGATCAATGGCACAGCGAAACAGGAAATCGATTCCTGCGCACCCAACCGAAACCAGCGCAAGCCCAACGTCTTTTTTTAGGACAATTGCTCACACTGGATATTGAGCAGATACGACACTGGAATAATGCAGCAGACCCTGCCACAGACGAACCCATTCCCTGTGGCACGGTCACACTACCAACACTTCCTGCTTCGCAGCGGCCCTACACACTCATTATTCATTCCACTGTGAGTGTATGCGATGGCTTGGACATCGCCGAATACGAATCAGGTATTACTCATCCGCTGCCCGATCCACAAGTGTGTATCAACTATCAACCCAATTCACCCGAGCCGGGAGATTTAATTGTCAATTCGGGCGATATCCTGCAGTTTTATTACTGCCACGTGGGTATTCCTGGGTTTCTTCCTGTGAAGGTCACCGTCACCGAACCCGAATCCGAACCGGGCAGCGAAAGTGGGGCGGCCTCATGA
- a CDS encoding acylphosphatase: MIRLYRVRGKVQGVSFRANTRRRARALQLRGWVQNCEDGSVEACASGDESALEEFEQWLGRGPVWARVDSVQAKTLPETLIENEQAQYLLTEFTIRYTD, translated from the coding sequence ATGATTAGACTTTATCGAGTGCGGGGTAAGGTTCAAGGGGTAAGCTTCCGTGCTAACACGCGTAGGCGGGCTAGGGCATTACAGCTGCGAGGATGGGTGCAAAATTGTGAGGATGGTTCGGTGGAAGCCTGTGCTTCCGGTGATGAGTCTGCGCTCGAGGAATTTGAGCAATGGCTTGGTCGTGGTCCGGTATGGGCAAGAGTTGACTCGGTGCAAGCTAAAACACTTCCTGAAACCCTGATAGAAAATGAGCAGGCGCAATACCTGCTCACAGAATTTACTATTCGCTACACAGATTAA
- a CDS encoding DUF481 domain-containing protein, whose product MTNRAVPLFLIPSLFVSVHALATEHEEHQGPVSVDAEVGALLTNGNTQSSAFKGKVDINHELKHWRNEYIVEGLYKRDEVTVGDGDDAYKEDQVTAEKYFFSAQTDYKLNSEYQGVFGYVSYEENKFSGYKYQSTAAFGYSDRAFQGKNQHMDYSVGPGMSMAETEPSEDEDGVYVPADKQEAVILRVSAKYVYRFNPNTKFTQSLSSDIAFGDEDNTRTKSETAITAALNGSFAIKTSFKYEHNSVVSDEDIEQTDTQTAVTFVYTY is encoded by the coding sequence ATGACCAACAGAGCTGTACCGCTGTTCTTAATTCCATCCTTATTTGTATCTGTTCACGCCCTAGCCACCGAGCATGAAGAACATCAGGGCCCCGTATCGGTCGATGCGGAAGTCGGTGCACTGCTCACCAACGGCAACACCCAATCCAGTGCATTCAAAGGCAAAGTGGACATCAATCACGAATTAAAGCACTGGCGCAATGAATATATCGTAGAGGGTCTGTATAAACGCGATGAGGTGACTGTAGGTGACGGGGACGATGCCTACAAAGAAGATCAGGTCACTGCAGAAAAATACTTTTTTTCCGCGCAAACAGACTACAAGCTGAACTCGGAATACCAGGGTGTGTTCGGCTACGTTTCCTACGAGGAAAACAAATTCAGCGGCTACAAATACCAGTCAACCGCCGCGTTCGGTTACTCGGATCGCGCGTTTCAAGGGAAAAATCAGCACATGGACTACAGCGTGGGTCCTGGTATGTCCATGGCGGAAACCGAGCCTAGCGAAGACGAGGATGGCGTTTACGTTCCGGCGGACAAACAAGAAGCCGTTATACTGCGCGTGTCCGCTAAATACGTCTACCGGTTTAATCCAAACACCAAGTTCACCCAGAGCTTGAGCAGTGATATTGCATTTGGTGACGAAGACAATACGCGCACCAAATCAGAAACCGCGATCACCGCCGCACTCAACGGCTCTTTTGCGATTAAGACTTCGTTTAAATACGAGCATAATTCTGTAGTATCCGATGAGGATATAGAGCAAACAGATACCCAGACGGCGGTCACGTTCGTGTACACGTACTAA
- the tsaA gene encoding tRNA (N6-threonylcarbamoyladenosine(37)-N6)-methyltransferase TrmO: protein MILPRSTDITTLMSQKNSHSHYEFPVIGVVQSCFKEKFGVPRQPGLAPAARASIAMQAPYGVRAAFDGLESCSHVWLQFVFHLSLREQWKPKVRPPRLGGNASLGVFATRSPVRPAAIGLSVVRLESIEHTRDSILVHIAGCDLVEGTPILDIKPYVPYVDCVADAHYAIASDEPPYIPVRFSLEVERQLEACDNHSQLVELIVQVLQQDPRPKYQKHQPDRVYGMLLLEYNLQWCYRQRPHGEEIEVLGIHA from the coding sequence GTGATTTTGCCACGAAGTACTGATATTACAACCCTTATGAGCCAAAAAAATTCACATTCCCACTACGAGTTCCCCGTCATTGGCGTTGTTCAATCCTGCTTTAAAGAGAAATTCGGGGTGCCGAGACAACCGGGCCTGGCACCGGCCGCGCGCGCGAGTATTGCGATGCAGGCCCCGTACGGCGTGAGGGCTGCATTCGATGGGCTGGAAAGTTGCTCTCACGTTTGGCTGCAGTTCGTGTTTCATCTGTCATTGCGCGAGCAGTGGAAGCCGAAAGTGCGGCCGCCTCGGCTGGGTGGCAACGCCAGCCTCGGTGTATTTGCGACCCGCTCCCCGGTGCGCCCTGCCGCAATCGGTCTTTCTGTTGTGCGCCTTGAATCGATAGAACACACCCGCGACAGTATATTGGTGCATATCGCCGGTTGCGATCTGGTGGAGGGTACACCGATACTCGATATCAAGCCCTACGTACCCTACGTGGATTGTGTTGCCGACGCCCATTACGCTATCGCAAGTGATGAGCCTCCATACATCCCGGTACGATTTTCCCTCGAGGTGGAGCGGCAGCTGGAAGCCTGTGATAACCATTCTCAACTAGTGGAGCTTATCGTTCAGGTGCTCCAGCAGGACCCTCGGCCCAAATATCAAAAGCACCAGCCAGACCGCGTTTATGGCATGCTTTTACTGGAATATAACCTGCAATGGTGTTATCGCCAGCGTCCTCATGGCGAAGAGATCGAAGTCCTCGGAATACACGCTTGA
- a CDS encoding NAD(P)-binding protein, whose translation MRIRSTDMTAPPDLTLSKGTGPAANQRPVYQDYMPPCNNACPAGENIQGWLALVHDGKYEQAWDLLMENNPMPAVHGRVCYHPCESGCNRDQVDGAVSIHQVERFLGDMAIEQGWMPTFTSRKTGKRVLVIGAGPSGLSAAYHLARLGHTVEIREAGNVAGGMMHFGIPAYRLPRNILKAEIARIEKMGVKITLNYKVEDLQREKDEGAFDAVFVAVGAHISKKVEIPAKEAGRILDAVTFLHEVSEGNQPLIGRRVAIYGGGNTAMDAARTAKRLGAEETLIIYRRDMEHMPAHKFEAEEAMEEGVKINWLRTIHEFEDDQIKVEKMALDDDGRPQPTGEFETLSADALILALGQNIDSKLMQHIPAIDFSKDGTVQVDPNMMTGSPGVFAGGDMVPSQRTVTIATGHGKKAALNIHAFISGQTPLTKNKAKTVDLEELNIWYYANASQSQQPTVPAEERNKSFDEVLGGLSEQEVQYEASRCYSCGNCFECDGCYGACPEHAIIKLGSGRFYQIDYSRCTGCGACTTQCPTAAIHMTEKA comes from the coding sequence ATGAGAATACGTTCCACGGATATGACGGCACCGCCGGATTTAACGCTGAGTAAAGGCACGGGGCCAGCGGCGAACCAGCGCCCGGTGTATCAGGACTATATGCCGCCCTGCAACAACGCATGTCCGGCGGGCGAGAACATTCAGGGCTGGCTGGCTCTGGTCCATGATGGTAAGTACGAGCAGGCCTGGGACCTGCTGATGGAGAACAACCCTATGCCAGCAGTGCACGGCCGGGTGTGTTACCACCCATGTGAATCCGGTTGCAACCGGGATCAGGTCGATGGCGCTGTCAGCATCCACCAGGTGGAGCGCTTTCTTGGCGATATGGCTATCGAGCAAGGCTGGATGCCAACCTTCACCAGCCGTAAAACCGGCAAGCGGGTGCTGGTCATAGGCGCGGGCCCCAGCGGTTTAAGCGCGGCCTATCATCTGGCCCGCCTCGGGCATACGGTGGAAATTCGCGAGGCCGGTAATGTAGCGGGCGGTATGATGCATTTTGGTATTCCTGCGTACCGACTACCGCGCAATATTCTTAAAGCGGAGATTGCACGCATCGAAAAAATGGGTGTAAAGATCACGCTCAACTACAAAGTGGAAGACCTGCAGCGGGAAAAAGACGAAGGCGCATTTGATGCGGTATTTGTCGCGGTCGGTGCGCACATTTCGAAAAAGGTGGAAATTCCCGCGAAAGAAGCGGGCCGCATTCTCGACGCTGTGACCTTTCTGCACGAGGTGAGTGAGGGCAACCAGCCTCTCATTGGCCGCCGGGTTGCAATTTACGGCGGTGGTAATACCGCGATGGATGCCGCGCGCACGGCCAAACGTTTGGGTGCCGAAGAAACCCTCATTATCTATCGCCGTGATATGGAGCACATGCCAGCCCATAAATTCGAAGCGGAAGAGGCGATGGAAGAGGGCGTGAAAATAAACTGGCTGCGCACTATCCACGAATTTGAAGACGATCAGATTAAGGTGGAAAAAATGGCGCTGGACGACGATGGTCGGCCACAGCCCACCGGCGAGTTTGAAACCCTGTCTGCGGACGCGCTGATTCTTGCGCTCGGGCAGAATATCGATTCCAAACTGATGCAACATATTCCCGCCATCGATTTTTCCAAAGACGGTACCGTACAGGTCGACCCGAATATGATGACCGGTTCGCCAGGTGTCTTCGCCGGGGGCGACATGGTGCCCAGTCAGCGCACCGTCACCATCGCCACTGGGCATGGCAAAAAAGCCGCACTGAATATTCATGCGTTTATCAGCGGGCAAACACCGCTAACCAAAAACAAAGCCAAAACGGTTGATCTGGAAGAGTTGAATATCTGGTACTACGCCAATGCCAGCCAGTCACAACAGCCCACTGTTCCGGCCGAAGAACGCAATAAGAGTTTCGATGAAGTGTTGGGTGGCCTGAGTGAGCAGGAGGTGCAATACGAAGCCAGTCGCTGTTATTCCTGCGGGAATTGTTTTGAATGTGATGGCTGTTACGGCGCATGCCCTGAGCACGCCATTATCAAATTGGGGAGCGGACGTTTTTATCAAATCGATTATTCCCGCTGCACCGGGTGTGGTGCCTGCACCACCCAGTGCCCAACCGCCGCCATCCACATGACTGAAAAAGCCTGA
- the nifJ gene encoding pyruvate:ferredoxin (flavodoxin) oxidoreductase, which yields MLDPNIKQVTLDGGEATAYVAYRTNEVCAIYPITPSSPMAEFADQWSAKNVKNLWGETPLIAEMQSEGGAAGAVHGALQTGALTTTFTASQGLMLMIPNMYKIAGELTPTVFHVAARSLAAQGLSIFGDHQDVMAVRATGFAQLASASVQECHDMALIAQSTTLKSRVPVIHFFDGFRTSHEVSKITLLSDAQIRGMIDDELVFAHRQRALNPDQPKMRGTAQNPDTYFQSRETVNPYYQQSIRIFEESFAQFCELTGREYKLFEYTGDPEAERVVVLMGSATETAKSTVNYLTAQGEKVGVLRVRLYRPFSAAHFLAALPETAQRVAVLDRTKEPGANGEPLYKDVTTELAQAFCAGTRAFMPKIIGGRYGLSSKEFTPAMVARVFEELASDNPKNDFTIGITDDLSHSSLDDIKPLDIEPDDTVRALFYGLGSDGTVGANKNSIKIIGDEDHFYAQGYFVYDSKKAGSMTTSHLRFGPQPIESPYLVTSASFVACHQYNFVDHVEMLERARPGATFLLNSPYDKSAVWDKLPRHVQKEIIEKQIQFYVIDGAKVARSVGMGSRINTVMQTCFFALSGVMDKDDAIGKIKAAAEKTYGKKGEEVVKRNFAAIDQALAHLQRVDYPAEITSDYDPDPMAAFACAPDFVREVTSQIIHGKGDLIPVTLLPDDGTYPTGTTQWEKRNIAMDIPIWDSELCIQCGNCSIVCPHATIRAKFYRESALVNAPDSFRSADVTARGFPDLRYTLQVYPEDCTGCGLCVRACPVNDPQDESRHAINMLAKQEWLESEKDNLNFFDSLPYNDRATVDFSNVRGVQYLQPLFEFSGACSGCGETPYLKLISQLFGDRTLVANATGCSSIYGGNLPTTPWSQNAEGKGPAWCNSLFEDNAEFGFGYRLTADQHLQLARQRLQDLRGQLDTDLVDATLAAPQALESDIRAQRARVAQLREGLSNLDDPKARDLLSVIDYLVRRSIWIVGGDGWAYDIGYGGVDHVLASGRDVNVLVMDTEVYSNTGGQASKATPIGAVAKFAAGGKVVPQKDLSLQAIAYGNVYVARVAMGANPQQALQAFREAEAYDGPSLIIAYSHCIEHGISMDEGLNQQKLAVKSGYWPLYRYNPGLHSAGRNPFILDSLRPSITMADYAYRENRYKILRKNNPEEAERLMHLAQKVVNQKWSVYEEMATRDPHEFIPDTRSN from the coding sequence GTGTTAGATCCCAATATCAAACAAGTGACGCTTGATGGTGGTGAGGCAACTGCCTACGTTGCTTATCGAACCAACGAAGTGTGCGCTATTTACCCCATCACACCGTCATCACCCATGGCCGAGTTTGCCGATCAGTGGTCGGCAAAAAATGTGAAAAACCTCTGGGGAGAAACGCCATTAATTGCCGAAATGCAAAGTGAGGGCGGTGCTGCGGGTGCGGTGCATGGCGCGCTGCAAACCGGTGCCCTGACCACCACATTTACTGCATCACAGGGGCTCATGTTAATGATCCCCAATATGTATAAAATTGCGGGGGAATTAACACCCACCGTATTTCATGTGGCAGCCCGGTCGCTGGCCGCGCAGGGGTTGTCCATTTTTGGCGATCACCAGGATGTTATGGCGGTGCGCGCGACCGGGTTCGCGCAACTGGCGTCAGCGTCGGTGCAGGAATGTCACGATATGGCGTTAATCGCGCAATCCACCACCCTAAAAAGCCGGGTGCCGGTCATCCATTTTTTTGATGGCTTTCGCACCAGCCACGAGGTGAGCAAAATTACACTGCTGAGTGATGCGCAGATACGCGGCATGATCGACGATGAACTGGTGTTTGCGCATCGTCAGCGCGCGCTGAATCCCGATCAACCGAAAATGCGCGGCACCGCGCAAAATCCCGATACCTATTTCCAGAGCCGCGAAACCGTTAACCCCTACTATCAGCAGAGCATTCGTATATTCGAAGAAAGCTTCGCACAGTTCTGCGAGCTCACCGGCCGCGAATATAAATTGTTTGAGTATACCGGCGATCCGGAAGCCGAGCGGGTAGTTGTACTCATGGGCTCCGCAACCGAAACAGCGAAATCCACGGTCAATTATTTAACCGCACAGGGCGAAAAAGTGGGTGTGCTGCGGGTGCGTTTGTATCGCCCGTTCAGTGCCGCGCATTTTCTTGCCGCGTTGCCCGAAACCGCGCAGCGCGTTGCAGTGCTCGATAGAACCAAAGAGCCTGGCGCTAACGGCGAGCCGCTTTATAAAGATGTAACTACCGAACTGGCGCAGGCATTCTGTGCGGGAACCCGCGCGTTTATGCCCAAAATAATTGGTGGTCGCTATGGGCTTTCCAGTAAAGAGTTTACGCCTGCGATGGTCGCGCGGGTTTTTGAAGAGCTGGCGAGTGATAACCCCAAAAATGATTTTACGATAGGCATTACAGACGACCTCTCGCACTCCAGCCTGGACGATATTAAACCGCTGGATATTGAACCGGACGACACTGTGCGCGCCCTTTTTTATGGCCTGGGTTCAGACGGTACCGTGGGTGCCAATAAAAACAGCATTAAAATTATCGGTGATGAAGACCACTTCTACGCGCAGGGCTATTTTGTTTACGACTCGAAAAAAGCCGGCAGCATGACAACGTCCCATCTGCGCTTTGGGCCGCAACCGATTGAATCGCCTTACCTTGTTACTTCGGCCTCCTTTGTCGCCTGTCACCAATACAATTTTGTCGATCATGTGGAAATGCTGGAACGAGCGCGCCCTGGTGCGACTTTTTTACTTAACAGTCCGTACGATAAATCCGCTGTATGGGACAAACTGCCTCGTCATGTACAGAAAGAGATAATCGAAAAGCAGATTCAGTTTTATGTAATCGACGGTGCGAAGGTAGCGCGCTCAGTGGGTATGGGCAGCCGTATTAATACGGTTATGCAAACCTGCTTTTTCGCGTTGAGTGGGGTAATGGATAAAGACGATGCCATCGGCAAGATCAAAGCCGCAGCCGAAAAAACCTACGGCAAAAAAGGCGAAGAGGTGGTAAAACGCAACTTTGCCGCTATTGATCAGGCTCTGGCACATTTACAGCGGGTCGACTACCCCGCAGAAATTACCAGCGACTACGACCCCGATCCTATGGCCGCATTTGCCTGTGCGCCGGACTTTGTACGCGAGGTCACCAGCCAGATTATTCACGGCAAAGGCGATTTAATTCCCGTGACGCTGTTGCCCGATGACGGCACCTACCCAACCGGCACCACGCAATGGGAGAAGCGCAATATTGCGATGGATATTCCTATCTGGGATTCCGAGCTGTGCATCCAGTGTGGCAACTGCTCGATTGTGTGCCCGCACGCGACTATACGCGCGAAGTTCTATCGGGAAAGTGCGCTGGTTAATGCTCCGGACAGTTTCCGGTCTGCCGATGTTACCGCGCGCGGTTTCCCGGATTTACGTTACACCCTGCAGGTGTACCCTGAAGATTGCACCGGATGTGGTTTGTGCGTTCGCGCCTGCCCGGTCAATGATCCGCAGGACGAAAGCCGCCATGCGATTAATATGTTGGCGAAGCAAGAGTGGTTGGAGTCGGAAAAAGACAATCTCAACTTCTTTGATTCACTTCCATATAACGACCGCGCCACGGTGGATTTCTCCAATGTGCGCGGTGTGCAGTATTTGCAGCCACTGTTCGAATTCAGCGGTGCCTGTTCCGGGTGCGGCGAAACGCCGTATTTGAAATTAATAAGCCAGTTATTTGGCGACCGGACACTGGTGGCCAATGCCACAGGCTGCTCTTCCATTTACGGCGGCAACCTGCCCACCACGCCCTGGTCGCAAAACGCCGAAGGCAAAGGGCCTGCATGGTGTAACTCACTGTTTGAAGATAATGCCGAATTCGGCTTTGGTTATCGCCTTACCGCAGACCAGCATTTACAACTTGCCCGCCAGCGTTTGCAGGACTTGCGCGGTCAGTTGGATACAGACCTGGTGGATGCCACTCTGGCCGCACCGCAGGCGCTGGAAAGTGATATTCGGGCACAGCGGGCGCGGGTGGCACAACTGCGCGAGGGTTTGAGCAACCTGGATGACCCCAAAGCGCGCGACTTACTGTCAGTGATCGATTATCTGGTGCGGCGCAGTATCTGGATTGTTGGTGGCGACGGTTGGGCCTACGACATCGGCTACGGCGGTGTCGACCACGTATTGGCAAGCGGGCGCGATGTGAATGTACTGGTGATGGACACCGAAGTCTACTCGAACACTGGCGGGCAGGCCTCCAAAGCGACGCCAATTGGCGCCGTGGCCAAGTTTGCGGCGGGTGGCAAAGTCGTTCCGCAAAAAGACCTGAGTTTGCAAGCTATCGCCTATGGCAACGTGTATGTGGCGAGAGTCGCTATGGGTGCGAATCCACAGCAGGCTTTGCAGGCGTTCCGTGAGGCTGAGGCCTACGACGGGCCGAGCCTGATCATTGCGTACAGTCACTGTATTGAGCATGGCATCAGCATGGACGAAGGGCTGAATCAGCAGAAACTGGCCGTGAAATCCGGTTACTGGCCACTGTACCGCTATAACCCCGGCCTCCACTCTGCGGGGCGAAATCCGTTTATTCTGGATTCGCTGCGCCCATCCATCACCATGGCCGACTACGCCTACCGCGAAAATCGCTACAAAATTCTCCGCAAAAATAATCCGGAAGAGGCGGAGCGTTTAATGCATTTGGCGCAGAAGGTCGTCAACCAGAAATGGAGTGTGTACGAGGAAATGGCAACGCGCGATCCCCACGAGTTTATTCCGGATACGCGTAGCAATTAA
- a CDS encoding GFA family protein, whose protein sequence is MAQEVTGHCLCGAVHYRVADNLGIFQYCHCSRCRRFTGSAHAANLFVLRDNFFWVAGEENMREYSPPDTKGTSDQPSNFSA, encoded by the coding sequence ATGGCACAAGAAGTCACTGGGCACTGCCTTTGCGGTGCTGTACATTATCGCGTCGCAGATAATCTGGGTATTTTTCAATACTGTCATTGTTCCCGCTGTCGGCGGTTTACCGGGAGCGCCCATGCCGCCAATTTATTCGTCCTGCGTGACAACTTTTTTTGGGTTGCAGGGGAAGAAAATATGCGCGAGTACTCGCCGCCAGACACTAAAGGAACCTCTGATCAACCTAGTAATTTCTCTGCGTGA
- a CDS encoding YaiI/YqxD family protein: MTIWVDADACPVVVREILFRAARRTGEPLVLVANQSIATPSVPNISMMQVPQGYDAADDEIARRVVAGDLVITQDIPLAKEVIDKDALALSPRGELFTRANIVARLNMRDFLETMRSSGVHTGGPSALSQSDKQAFAKQLDKWLAKR; the protein is encoded by the coding sequence ATGACAATATGGGTTGATGCGGACGCGTGTCCAGTGGTGGTGAGAGAAATATTGTTTCGCGCCGCACGCCGCACCGGTGAACCATTAGTGTTAGTAGCCAATCAATCCATCGCGACGCCCTCCGTACCGAATATTTCCATGATGCAGGTGCCTCAGGGGTACGATGCCGCAGATGACGAAATCGCCCGTAGAGTCGTGGCTGGTGATTTGGTTATTACCCAGGATATCCCCTTGGCCAAAGAGGTGATCGATAAAGACGCGCTGGCATTGAGCCCGCGCGGCGAATTGTTTACCCGGGCCAATATCGTAGCGCGCCTGAATATGCGTGATTTTCTGGAAACCATGCGCAGCAGCGGCGTGCATACGGGTGGGCCCTCGGCGCTCTCGCAAAGCGATAAGCAGGCGTTCGCCAAACAACTGGATAAATGGCTGGCGAAGCGGTAA
- a CDS encoding CZB domain-containing protein → MVAQAFNTDFTGNTHAEGAYITFRAGDTHFALAVSYVRYITTSQSLNRRSSPTKEGKTHIVFDFGGESLALYNFNEMIKTGAHTEEIEALITLLNDRQEDHVSWLAELETSLKTGQPFTKAGDHHQCAFGKWYDSYQAQDAELKRILAAFRDPHRRLHALAEELTGQVKRGIALESVLRQLQLARESTFGELLTLFDDAQRRLEELNKPVVIVLEDGRHKFGLQVESIGDIKQFESSAWLPDQNAGDNCCYDGYFQTGDALYLNIMPQSLLQMA, encoded by the coding sequence GTGGTTGCTCAGGCATTCAACACAGACTTTACCGGGAATACCCATGCGGAGGGCGCTTATATCACCTTCCGCGCCGGCGACACCCATTTTGCCCTTGCGGTTAGCTATGTACGCTATATCACCACATCACAATCGCTGAATCGCCGTAGTTCACCAACCAAAGAAGGTAAGACCCATATTGTGTTCGACTTTGGCGGTGAATCGCTCGCGCTTTACAACTTCAATGAAATGATAAAAACCGGCGCCCACACGGAAGAGATTGAAGCCCTGATTACGTTGTTGAACGACCGGCAGGAAGACCACGTTAGCTGGCTCGCTGAGCTGGAGACCAGCCTGAAAACAGGCCAGCCCTTTACCAAGGCTGGCGATCATCACCAGTGTGCTTTTGGTAAGTGGTACGACAGCTACCAGGCCCAGGACGCGGAATTAAAACGCATACTGGCTGCATTTCGCGACCCTCACCGGCGTCTGCATGCGCTCGCTGAAGAGTTAACCGGGCAGGTAAAACGCGGAATTGCGTTGGAGAGCGTGTTGCGTCAATTGCAACTGGCTAGAGAATCCACTTTTGGTGAGCTGCTGACCTTGTTCGACGACGCCCAGCGACGACTGGAAGAATTGAACAAGCCAGTGGTGATCGTTCTGGAAGATGGTCGCCACAAATTTGGACTCCAGGTGGAGTCTATTGGCGACATTAAGCAGTTTGAAAGCAGCGCCTGGTTGCCCGATCAGAATGCAGGCGACAACTGTTGTTACGACGGCTACTTTCAAACGGGCGACGCGCTTTATCTCAATATTATGCCGCAGAGCTTGCTGCAGATGGCGTGA